The DNA segment TCATCTATTTCCGTATAATCAATGCCAAATGCTGGTTTTTCATAACGTTGAGTGGTACGCAAAAAAACTTCTGAACCAGCTGCAACAACACGTCCCATTGGTGTATAGCTAAGTGGGCTATATGGGCTACCATAGAGTTGAGCGGCAGTTTTAGCCCATGCCCGTAAGGAGGAGAAAGAAGCATGTTGTAATTCGTGCAACTCGTATAGCATAGATTTTCCCCTATGTAATAATGTCTACTAGATTACCACTGTTGCCATGCGATATTCTATCAATCAGGTAAACTTCTCACATGATTTATTTTTAGACTAATTTTAAAGTTATGCGTACATATTCATTATTCCCCCCTATAGAACCCTTTGCCAAAGGACGTTTGGCTGTTGGCGATATTCACGAGCTATATTGGGAACAATCAGGTAACCCAAACGGAATTCCTGTTGTATTTTTGCATGGTGGGCCAGGTGCCGGTGCCGGACCTATGCACAGACAATTTTTTGATCCCACCAGATATCGTATAGTCATTTTTGATCAACGTGGCGCAGGACGATCTACACCACTTGGAGAAACCAGGGAAAACACTACTCCTTTGTTGATTCAAGATATGGAACAACTACGGCAACTGTTAGGTATTGAAAAATGGCTAATATTTGGTGGTTCATGGGGAAGTACGCTTGCATTAGCTTATGCAGAAACCCACCCAGATCGATGTTTGGGCTTAATTTTACGTGGTATTTTTCTCTGTCGTAAAAGTGAAATTGACTGGTTTTTATATGGCATTAAAGCTATTTTCCCAGAAGCGTGGCGCGACTTTACTCATTACATTCCTGAGTCAGAAAGAAACGATCTACTTCATGCCTATCAACAAAGATTACAAGATCCTGACCCAAAAATTCATCTAGAAGCTGCTCGTCGTTGGAGTGCTTTTGAAGGTTCATGCTCCACCCTATTACCTAACCCCGCTCTAGTAAGTCATTTTGGTAGTAATGCAGTAGCCTTAGGGTTAGCTCGTATTGAGGCACACTATTTTACTAATGATATTTTTCTACCTGAGAATAGTTTATTAAATAATATTCACCGCATTCGACATTTACCGGCAACTATTATTCAAGGTCGTTATGATGGTGTTTGTCCAATTATTACAGCAGACGAACTGCATCAAGCATGGCCTGAAGCCACCTACCAGATTGTTCCAGATGCAGGGCATTCAGCTTTTGAACCGGGTATACTTAGCGCTT comes from the Ferrovum sp. PN-J185 genome and includes:
- the pip gene encoding prolyl aminopeptidase, giving the protein MRTYSLFPPIEPFAKGRLAVGDIHELYWEQSGNPNGIPVVFLHGGPGAGAGPMHRQFFDPTRYRIVIFDQRGAGRSTPLGETRENTTPLLIQDMEQLRQLLGIEKWLIFGGSWGSTLALAYAETHPDRCLGLILRGIFLCRKSEIDWFLYGIKAIFPEAWRDFTHYIPESERNDLLHAYQQRLQDPDPKIHLEAARRWSAFEGSCSTLLPNPALVSHFGSNAVALGLARIEAHYFTNDIFLPENSLLNNIHRIRHLPATIIQGRYDGVCPIITADELHQAWPEATYQIVPDAGHSAFEPGILSALVAATENFKRYF